The following coding sequences are from one Canis lupus baileyi chromosome 19, mCanLup2.hap1, whole genome shotgun sequence window:
- the LOC140611208 gene encoding proline-rich protein 23E-like, producing MGYPAPWSYPWVGVGSPLWLGHPPPAAPAPSVWPWGFSSFDPHVGSQHLATMAPRGFPCPWGPPPPCSSVPLALSRDASGYSPQVGWQAPASSAFPAAVGRPSRGAPHLKRCQAPPSEWASRFSIWAPAPPSSPELCPLPPSPSTDSPPEPCCPHCPRPPCRACCHLLQCYSINSSVTCPNSGRCVA from the coding sequence ATGGGGTACCCAGCCCCTTGGAGTTACCCGTGGGTGGGCGTTGGCAGTCCTCTCTGGTTAGGGCATCCCCCTCCAGCTGCCCCAGCACCTTCAGTCTGGCCCTGGGGCTTCTCCAGCTTTGATCCTCATGTGGGAAGCCAGCACCTGGCCACCATGGCCCCCAGGGGATTTCCTTGCCCctggggacccccacccccatgctcctCAGTCCCTCTGGCTCTGAGCAGGGACGCCTCTGGCTACTCTCCCCAGGTGGGATGGCAGGCTCCTGCCAGCTCAGCCTTCCCAGCTGCCGTGGGGAGACCATCCAGAGGAGCTCCTCACTTGAAGAGGTGCCAAGCCCCTCCCTCAGAATGGGCTTCCAGGTTCAGCATTTGGGCCCCTGCACCACCCTCCAGCCCAgaactctgccccctgcccccttcccccagtACAGACTCTCCACCTGAGCCCTGCTGTCCCCACTGCCCTCGGCCACCCTGCAGGGCCTGCTGCCATCTCCTGCAGTGCTACTCAATCAACTCCTCTGTCACCTGCCCCAACAGTGGGAGATGTGTTGCATGA
- the PRR23E gene encoding proline-rich protein 23E, producing MGASASTEPARQSVHPASQIPEEAHVTPAVATPWAPVHSAYGAQPAIDPTLWPVMGAPCAVHPCMGYPAPWSYPWVGVGSPLWLGHPPPAAPAPSVWPWGFSSFDPHVGSQHLATMAPRGFPCPWGPPPPCSSVPLALSRDASGYSPQVGWQAPASSAFPAAVGRPSRGAPHLKRCQAPPSEWASRFSIWAPAPPSSPELCPLPPSPSTDSPPEPCCPHCPRPPCRACGRLF from the coding sequence ATGGGGGCAAGTGCATCTACAGAACCAGCCAGGCAGAGCGTCCACCCTGCATCTCAGATCCCTGAGGAAGCTCACGTGACTCCAGCGGTCGCCACCCCCTGGGCACCTGTGCACTCTGCCTATGGAGCCCAACCTGCAATTGACCCAACCCTCTGGCCTGTCATGGGAGCCCCCTGTGCTGTCCACCCCTGCATGGGGTACCCAGCCCCTTGGAGTTACCCGTGGGTGGGCGTTGGCAGTCCTCTCTGGTTAGGGCATCCCCCTCCAGCTGCCCCAGCACCTTCAGTCTGGCCCTGGGGCTTCTCCAGCTTTGATCCCCATGTGGGAAGCCAGCACCTGGCCACCATGGCCCCCAGGGGATTTCCTTGCCCctggggacccccacccccatgctcctCAGTCCCTCTGGCTCTGAGCAGGGACGCCTCTGGCTACTCTCCCCAGGTGGGATGGCAGGCTCCTGCCAGCTCAGCCTTCCCAGCTGCCGTGGGGAGACCATCCAGAGGAGCTCCTCACTTGAAGAGGTGCCAAGCCCCTCCCTCAGAATGGGCTTCCAGGTTCAGCATTTGGGCCCCTGCACCACCCTCCAGCCCAgaactctgccccctgcccccttcccccagtACAGACTCTCCACCTGAGCCCTGCTGTCCCCACTGCCCTCGGCCACCCTGCAGGGCCTGCGGCCGCCTCTTCTAG